ACCTTTGAGACCGGATCAACCGTTCGGTGAACACCCGCGTCTCTGTAACGGTCAGGACACGCGCTGTGACCAGCGGCGATAGGGGCTCCCGACCGCCCGGGCGATGACGACCCGGAGTCGGCGCCACCGCGTGGGGCGCCGGACGGCTGACGCAATTTCGCCCCCGGAACAGCGGCCGAATGGCCAGTTCCATGGCCTTGGCCACGGATTTGGACACGTTCGCACACCGCGCGCCCACCGGCGCCGCCCGCGCCGTCCCGGTGACGGTCGGTAGGTGCCGCGCGGGTGCATCCGAGAGACCCCCGGCGCCCGAAGCGTTCTGTGACCCGTATCGATCAAGTGTCACGGTGGGAGGACGCGCCATGCTCTCGGGACCCGCGGAGGGGACCAGGCAGGACACCCTGGACGGTGCGAGCGCGTGCGACATCGACGCCGACGTGTCCGCCGCGGTGCACCGTACGTTGGAGGGCGTCCTCGACGGACGGCTCGAGGAAGCCAGGGCCATCGACCCCACGTTCGCCGAGGACATCGCGGACCGCGTGGCCCGGTTCACCCTGCGCGGCGGCAAACGCATCCGCTCGCAGTTCCTGTGGTGGGGCCTTCGGGCGTGTGCGGGAGGCGCCGGACCCGGTCAGGCGGACGCGGCCCTGCGCCTGGCCGCGGGGCTCGAACTCATCCAGACGTGCGCCCTGGTCCACGACGACGTCATGGACGGCTCACCCCTGCGCCGGGGCCGGGACGCCGTGCACGTGGATCTCCAGAACCAGTACGGCCCGCACGGGAGACAGGGCTTCGGGGCGGCCGCCGCCATCCTCGCCGGTGACCTGGCACTCAGCTGGGCCGACGACGTGGTCGCCGCGACCCGCCTGGACGCGGTGCGGGCGCCCCGGGTGCGCGGACTGTGGCGGGCCATGCGCGCGGAGATGGTCGCGGGCCAGTACCTGGACCTCCAGGGGCAGGCCACCCGTTCCCGGTCGGTGACCGGAGCCGTGCGGACTGCCGTGCTCAAGACCGCCCTGTACTCGGTGGAACGCCCGCTGGCCCTCGGAGCGGCGCTCGCCGGAGCCGACGAGGCGACGACCGGAGCACTCTGCTCGGCGGGTCGCTGCGCCGGAATCGCCTTCCAGCTGCGGGACGATCTCCTCGGCGTGTTCGGCGAGCCCGGGGAGACCGGCAAACCCTCGGGGGACGACATTCGCGACGGCAAGGGCACGTACCTCCTGGCGGTGGCGGCCGCCCGGGCCGAGGCCGCGGCGGACCACGACGTGCTGGCGCTGCTCGACCGCTGTACCGGCAGGGCCGACCTGGACGAGGACGACGTGCGCGGGGTGCGGGAGGCGTTCGTGACGACCGGGGCCCGCGGGATCGTCGAGGACAAGATCCGCCGGCTGGTCCACCAGGCGCACCGCCACCTCGCCTCCGGCGCCCTGGTCCCCCACGCCGACCGGCGGCTGCACGAACTGTTCTGCCGCGTGGCCGGTCTGCCCGGGACCGGTGCGACGGCCGCGCTGCACCTTCCCTGGACCGAGAGCGGGAGCCGATGAGGACCATCCCTGGCCGGACCGACCATGTGGTGATCGTGGGCGCCGGGCTCGCGGGCCTGTCCGCCGCCCTGCATCTGCTGGGCTCCGGCCGTACGGTCACGCTCGTCGAACGGGCCGACCAACCGGGCGGCCGGGCCGGGCTCATGGAGCGCGCGGGCTACCGGATCGACACCGGGCCGACGGTCCTGACCATGCCGGAACTCGTCGAGGACGCCTTCGCCGCGGTGGGCGAGAGCCTGCGCGACCGCCTCGACCTCGTGCCGCTGCACCCCGCCTACCGGGCCGCGTTCGCCGACGGCAGCTCCCTGGACGTCCACACCGGAGCCGAGGCCATGGAAGCCGAGATCGAACGGTTCGCCGGGGCCCGGCATGCCGTGGGGTACCGGCGGCTGCGCGCCTGGCTGACGCGGCTCTACGAGCTCCAGATGCGCCGGTTCATCGACACCAACTTCGACTCCCCGCTGGAACTCCTCACCCCCGACCTGGCCCGGCTCGCCGCCCTCGGCGGCTTCGGACGCCTCGACGCGCGCATCGCCTCGTTCCTCCCCGACGAGCGGCTGCGGCGGGTCTTCTCCTTCCAGGCGCTGTACGCGGGCGTGCCACCCGCCCGCGCCCTCGCCGCCTACGCGGTCATCGCCTACATGGACACCGTCGCCGGGGTCCACTTCCCGCGCGGCGGCATGCACGCCCTGCCGCGCGCCATGGCGGCCGCCGCCGAACACGCGGGCGCCGACGTCCGGTACGGGCACACGGTCGAGCGTCTGGAGCGGTCCGGTTCCCGGATCACGGCCGTCGTCACCGACCACGGCCGGGTCCCCTGCGACGCGGTGGTCCTCACCCCGGACCTCCCCGTCGCGTACGGACTCCTGGGCCGCGCCCCACGCCGCCCGAACCCGCTGCGGCACTCGCCGTCCGCTGTGGTCCTGCACCTCGGCACCGACCGCACCTGGCCCCAGTTGGCCCACCACACGATCTCCTTCGGGTCGGCATGGAAGCAGACCTTCGACGAACTGACCCGCACCGGGAAGCTCATGTCCGACCCGTCCCTGCTCATCACCCGGCCGACGGCCACCGACCCCTCCCTCGCGCCCCACGGACGCCATCTGCACTACGTGCTCGCCCCCTGCCCCAACACCGACATCGGCCCCGCCGCCCGGGACTGGACCGACCTCGCGCCCCGCTACCGCGACAGCCTCCTCGCCGTCCTCGAGCGGCGCGGACTCGCCGGGATCGGGGCGGCGATCGAAGAGGAGTGCATGGTGACCCCCGCGGACTGGACCGGCCAAGGACACGCGGCGGGCACCCCGTTCTCCGCCGCCCACACCTTCCCGCAGACCGGGCCCTTCCGGCCCCGCAACCTCGTACGGGGCACGGACAACGCGGTCCTCGCGGGCTGCGGCACCACACCCGGTGTGGGCGTGCCCACGGTCCTGATCTCCGGCAAGCTGGCCGCCGCGCGCATCACGGGAGTGAGCCGATGAGCGGCCGGGAGCTGGACGCCGCGGCGATCACCGATCCCGCGCTGCGCGCCGCGTACGGCCACTGCCGACGTCTCAACGCCCGCCACGGCAAGACGTACTTCCTGGCCACCCGGCTGCTGCCCCTCGAACGGCGGCCCGCCGTGCACGCCCTGTACGGCTTCGCGCGCTGGGCCGACGACATCGTCGACGACCTGGAGGTCACCACCGCACCCGCCGAACGCTCCCTGGCGCTGCGGCGGCTCCAGGGCCAGCTGGACCGGGGGATGCGGACCGGGAAGAGCGGCGAACCCGTCGTGACGGCGCTGGCCGACACCGCCCGCCGGTACGCCATCGACCCGCGGCACTTCAGCGACTTCATGACGTCCATGCGCCAGGACCTCGAAGTGACCGAGTACCCCACCTACGGCGATCTGGAGCGGTACATGCACGGCTCCGCCGCTGTCATCGGCCTGCAGATGCTGCCCG
The sequence above is a segment of the Streptomyces sp. Je 1-369 genome. Coding sequences within it:
- a CDS encoding polyprenyl synthetase family protein, encoding MLSGPAEGTRQDTLDGASACDIDADVSAAVHRTLEGVLDGRLEEARAIDPTFAEDIADRVARFTLRGGKRIRSQFLWWGLRACAGGAGPGQADAALRLAAGLELIQTCALVHDDVMDGSPLRRGRDAVHVDLQNQYGPHGRQGFGAAAAILAGDLALSWADDVVAATRLDAVRAPRVRGLWRAMRAEMVAGQYLDLQGQATRSRSVTGAVRTAVLKTALYSVERPLALGAALAGADEATTGALCSAGRCAGIAFQLRDDLLGVFGEPGETGKPSGDDIRDGKGTYLLAVAAARAEAAADHDVLALLDRCTGRADLDEDDVRGVREAFVTTGARGIVEDKIRRLVHQAHRHLASGALVPHADRRLHELFCRVAGLPGTGATAALHLPWTESGSR
- a CDS encoding phytoene desaturase, whose product is MRTIPGRTDHVVIVGAGLAGLSAALHLLGSGRTVTLVERADQPGGRAGLMERAGYRIDTGPTVLTMPELVEDAFAAVGESLRDRLDLVPLHPAYRAAFADGSSLDVHTGAEAMEAEIERFAGARHAVGYRRLRAWLTRLYELQMRRFIDTNFDSPLELLTPDLARLAALGGFGRLDARIASFLPDERLRRVFSFQALYAGVPPARALAAYAVIAYMDTVAGVHFPRGGMHALPRAMAAAAEHAGADVRYGHTVERLERSGSRITAVVTDHGRVPCDAVVLTPDLPVAYGLLGRAPRRPNPLRHSPSAVVLHLGTDRTWPQLAHHTISFGSAWKQTFDELTRTGKLMSDPSLLITRPTATDPSLAPHGRHLHYVLAPCPNTDIGPAARDWTDLAPRYRDSLLAVLERRGLAGIGAAIEEECMVTPADWTGQGHAAGTPFSAAHTFPQTGPFRPRNLVRGTDNAVLAGCGTTPGVGVPTVLISGKLAAARITGVSR